In Vanessa atalanta chromosome 3, ilVanAtal1.2, whole genome shotgun sequence, one genomic interval encodes:
- the LOC125077422 gene encoding dedicator of cytokinesis protein 7 isoform X2, with amino-acid sequence MIEPPDYEEVCDRLMGERDPLAYPANDIELLTVPRRIRTLTHVLPDEDLSKAPMFVRDCISCYTSDYTVVEYKYRAHSGSASGHERLSERLDKLLAAPAHTYEIDAEPSTSMEELASQQLQFESQPSSGRQSVASISSSSSCNETLTPRGSWASLDLRSSSSDPLLPDVFEKKPPDQVDAINEAKRLENRQTDLLGLYAPYLDEEEAVERRLAAEMPCELMGHRIMVVCHQLKLELDIEPLFASMALYDAKEKKKLSENFYFNLNSECTRQMLAAHVPHADLSTLSRSAVFDILNPSPDVFLVVRVEKVLQGDVNECVEPYIKDDKNREKVRASAQAACTRLGKYRMPLAWSAVSLLSVLSGTAGAEREQERDSHTNSLDRKASSSSLEQLRRRAGEVGGSLSRKGSVERRAPAADDLAPALDAFKTIVVTVTSFFKQETDKLRDEDLYKFLAEIKRPSSAPKKLKCIPGILKIEVSPCPDEIKNGLTPELAKLAPYNAEENGRPCKEVLAFPSSAPAQPHVQYRNLLFVCARDVNLAAYASRAASARNITVRIQLMAGEDQASALPAIFGRSSCPEFSTEAYTTVLYHNKSPSLYDEVKLKLPADLGDQHHLLFTFLHVSCQRKPVAPEHEKSVETTLGYSWLPLCRNGKLTCGEFSLPVMQEEPPPNYSYIFPDVLLPGTRWIDNHKPIFNVSLDAYTTVHPQDGYIERFAMACEAVQEGNIPPRIGLANMEAELRASIAELPTASVECLSRYLPVVCDKLLQLLAAAPVLAGVPLNIAQDVFTCLAHLFTDLTNMSEGATCDAHGRSSLISSYIQYQCRIPRPALSDADVGLPLPPSVLTDGSCKILHEELALQWVVASGATRDLAMQNSWALFELMVKSMVEYLHWSGAHEAPRKARFPDQFTDDLATLVNNVTAEIISKYGKNSRLTQSLNNSLAFFLFDLLSIMDRGYVFNLIRGYHKQMCAKIASLPDAVPLVHYKLSFLRIVCSHEHYVSLCLPPGASGAASPAPSARSGGSDDGRRRIVALSADFRCRHYLAGLLLADLTAALDLQSPVLQCAAVNAVLALLTAHDADPRLAPPELKARVAALYLPLLGVVMDAQPQLYRGFDSGKETLQLDGEMSQFGNMYAPASPDEVKQSGRAPFNSETSRNLLMCLVWVLRWAERGALCAAVAELAPARLHALLALIDLAFKCQEYKGRKEILKCAQQNVRKTTDIKAKLEDVILGQGSARSDFIMRRKGGSSGRGACRERWRKQGLRGAARSRPASPARATPALAAALAADVALTLLHALELIVQSCSGLEWGQSACSGALGVLLRALQRNQSAVVLQHMFASVRSLILKLGWSWCSEEAGPGTCRVLLRHCASLSAGPRAHAAAALYALMRHHYHLGNNFSRVKMQVTMSLSSLVGTSTTFSEESLRRALKTVLMYAEHDQDLQDTNFPEQVKDLVFNLHMILSDTVKMKEFQEDPEMLLDLMHRIARGYQHSPDLRLTWLSNMAQKHMERSNHLEAGMCLVHGAALAAEQLRARGRGAALLQRVTHNALDESCADPLHHHLTPHELQALLEHAASELMTAGMYETVNEVYKVLIPIAEENRDYKKLANIHGKLNEAFTRIEQLHGKRVFGTYFRVSFYGARFGDLDGEEFVYKEHALTKLPEIFSRLENFYGQRFGPENVVIIKDSNVVDVSALDPDKAYIQITYVEPYFEPHELRTRITHYERNYNIKRFMYATPFTAGGRAHGELGEQCKRKTLLTTAHHFPYVKTRIQVVQRTQIILTPIEVAIEDIQKKINELAAATSQEPPDPKMLQMVLQGCIGTTVNQGPLELAQVFLAPVVDGSQPVTRLTNKLRLAFKDFSKKCHDALKKNKNLISSEQREYQRELERNFARFTERLAPLIHATPSHVAHLTNGLSKGDYKYQA; translated from the exons GAGTAAGGCGCCGATGTTCGTCCGCGACTGCATCAGCTGCTACACGTCGGACTACACGGTGGTGGAGTACAAGTACCGCGCGCACTCGGGCTCGGCGAGCGGCCACGAGCGCCTCAGCGAGCGGCTCGACAAGCTGCTCGCCGCGCCCGCGCACACCTACGAGATAGACGCCGAGCCGTCCACCTCCATGGAGGAGTTGGCCTCGCAGCAG CTACAGTTTGAATCCCAACCATCAAGTGGGCGTCAATCAGTCGCGTCGATATCTTCATCTTCGTCCTGCAACGAGACCCTGACGCCTCGGGGCTCCTGGGCGAGCCTGGACCTGCGTAGCTCGTCATCAGATCCCTTACTGCCTGATGTTTTTGAAAAGAAACCACCGGACCAAGTTGATGCTATCAATGAAGCTAAGAG attAGAGAATCGTCAAACAGATCTCCTTGGGTTGTATGCCCCTTACCTCGATGAGGAAGAAGCGGTGGAGAGACGTCTCGCTGCTGAGATGCCGTGTGAGCTGATGGGTCACAGGATAATGGTCGTGTGCCATCAACTCAA ATTGGAACTAGACATCGAACCGCTCTTCGCATCGATGGCGCTCTACGATGCCAAAGAGAAAAAGAAGCTCTCGGAGAACTTCTACTTCAACCTCAACTCGGAGTGCACGAGACAGATGCTGGCCGCACACGTGCCGCACGCAGACCTCTCGACCCTCAGCCGCAGCGCTGTCTTCGATATACTGAATCCCTCCCCGGATGTGTTTCTGGTGGTGAGGGTCGAGAAGGTCCTGCAGGGAGACGTCAACGAGTGTGTCGAGCCGTATATTAAGGACGATAAG AACCGCGAAAAGGTCCGCGCCAGCGCGCAGGCCGCGTGCACGCGGCTCGGCAAGTACCGCATGCCGCTGGCCTGGAGCGCCGTGTCGCTGCTGAGCGTGCTCAGCGGCACCGCCGGCGCCGAGCGCGAGCAGGAGCGCGACTCGCACACCAACAGCCTCG ACCGCAAGGCGTCGTCCAGCAGCCTGGAGCAGCTGCGGCGGCGCGCGGGCGAGGTGGGCGGCTCGCTGTCGCGCAAGGGCTCCGTGGAGCgccgcgcgcccgccgccgacGACCTGGCGCCCGCGCTCGACGCCTTCAAGACCATCGTCGTCACCGTCACCAGCTTCTTCAAGCAG GAAACGGACAAGCTCCGGGACGAGGACCTGTACAAGTTCCTCGCCGAGATCAAGCGGCCCAGCTCGGCTCCGAAGAAGTTGAAATGCATCCCCGGCATACTGAAAATCGAAGTGTCGCCGTGCCCGGACGAAATCAAGAACGGACTTACACCTGAATTGGCTAAACTTGCGCCTTACAACG CGGAGGAGAACGGGCGGCCGTGCAAGGAGGTGCTGGCGTTCCCGAGCAGCGCGCCGGCGCAGCCGCACGTGCAGTACCGCAACCTGCTGTTCGTGTGCGCGCGCGACGTCAACCTGGCCGCCTACGCCTCGCGCGCCGCCTCCGCCAGGAACATCACC GTGAGAATCCAACTCATGGCCGGTGAAGATCAGGCCTCCGCCCTTCCAGCAATCTTCGGTCGTAGTTCGTGTCCGGAGTTCAGCACTGAGGCGTACACAACCGTACTCTATCATAATAA GAGCCCGTCGCTGTACGACGAGGTGAAGCTGAAGCTGCCGGCCGACCTGGGCGACCAGCACCACCTGCTGTTCACGTTCCTGCACGTGTCGTGCCAGCGCAAGCCGGTCGCGCCCGAGCACGAGAAGAGCGTCGAGACCACGCTCGGATACTCG TGGCTGCCACTTTGCCGTAACGGCAAGCTGACTTGCGGCGAGTTCAGCCTGCCAGTGATGCAGGAAGAGCCCCCTCCCAACTACTCCTACATCTTCCCCGACGTGCTGCTCCCCGGGACGAGGTGGATCGACAACCACAAGCCTATCTTCAATGTATCTCTAGATGCGTACACGACTGTACACCCACAG GACGGCTACATCGAGCGATTCGCGATGGCGTGCGAGGCGGTGCAGGAGGGCAACATCCCGCCGAGGATCGGACTCGCCAACATGGAAGCGGAACTACGGGCCAG CATAGCGGAGCTGCCGACGGCGAGCGTGGAGTGCCTGTCGCGCTACCTGCCGGTGGTGTGCGACAAGCTGCTGCAGCTGCTGGCGGCGGCGCCCGTGCTGGCGGGGGTGCCGCTCAACATAGCGCAGGACGTCTTCACGTGCCTCGCGCATCTCTTCACGGACCTCACC AACATGTCGGAGGGCGCGACGTGCGACGCGCACGGGCGCAGCAGCCTCATCAGCAGCTACATCCAGTACCAGTGCCGCATCCCGCGCCCCGCCCTCTCCGACGCGGACGTCGGCCTGCCGCTGCCGCCCTCCG TTTTAACTGATGGCTCTTGCAAGATTTTACACGAGGAACTCGCGCTGCAGTGGGTGGTGGCGAGTGGCGCTACGAGAGACTTGGCCATGCAAAACTCctg GGCGCTGTTCGAGCTGATGGTAAAGTCCATGGTGGAGTACCTGCACTGGAGCGGCGCGCACGAGGCGCCGCGCAAGGCGCGCTTCCCGGACCAGTTCACGGACGACCTCGCCACCCTCGTCAACAACGTCACCGCGGAGATCATCTCCAA ATATGGAAAGAATAGTCGCCTCACGCAGAGCCTGAACAACAGCCTGGCGTTCTTCCTGTTCGACCTACTCAGCATCATGGACCGCGGCTACGTTTTCAACCTCATCCGAGGGTACCACAAGCAGATGTGCGCCAAGATCGCCTCCCTTCCGGATGCCGTCCCACTCGTACACTATAAG CTGTCGTTCCTGCGCATCGTGTGCTCGCACGAGCACTACGTGTCGCTGTGCCTGCCGCCCGGCGCGTCGGGGGCGGCGTCTCCCGCGCCTTCCGCGCGCTCCGGGGGCTCCGACGACGGCCGCCGCCGGATCGTGGCGCTCTCCGCCGACTTCCGCTGCCGGCACTACCTGGCCGGCCTGCTGCTGGCCGACCTCACGGCGGCTCTCGACCTCCA GAGCCCCGTGCTGCAGTGCGCGGCCGTGAACGCCGTGCTGGCGCTGCTCACGGCGCACGACGCCGACCCGCGCCTGGCGCCGCCCGAGCTCAAGGCGCGCGTGGCGGCGCTGTACCTGCCGCTGCTCGGCGTCGTCATGGACGCGCAGCCGCAGCTCTACCGCGGGTTCGACAGCGGAAAGG AGACGCTACAATTGGACGGCGAAATGAGCCAATTTGGAAATATGTACGCCCCGGCCTCACCGGATGAGGTCAAGCAG AGCGGGCGGGCGCCCTTCAACAGCGAGACGAGCCGCAACCTGCTGATGTGCCTCGTGTGGGTGCTGCGCTGGGCCGAGCGGGGCGCGCTGTGCGCCGCCGTCGCCGAGCTGGCGCCCGCGCGCCTCCACGCGCTACTGGCGCTCATCGACCTCGCCTTCAAGTGCCAGGAGTACAAG GGCCGCAAGGAGATACTGAAATGCGCTCAGCAGAACGTGCGCAAGACCACGGACATCAAGGCGAAGCTGGAGGACGTGATCCTCGGGCAGGGCTCGGCGCGGTCCGACTTCATCATGCGGCGCAAAG GCGGCTCGAGCGGGCGCGGCGCGTGCCGCGAGCGCTGGCGCAAGCAGGGCCTGCGCGGCGCCGCGCGCTCCCGCCCCGCGTCCCCCGCGCGCGCCACGCCCGCGCTGGCCGCCGCGCTTGCCGCCGACGTGGCGCTCACGCTGCTGCACGCGCTCGAGCTCATCGTGCAG TCGTGCAGCGGGCTGGAGTGGGGGCAGTCGGCGTGCAGCGGCGCGCTGGGGGTGCTGCTGCGGGCGCTGCAGCGGAACCAGAGCGCCGTGGTGCTGCAGCACATGTTCGCGTCCGTGCGCTCGCTCATCCTGAAGCTGGGCTGGTCGTGGTGTTCGGAGGAGGCGGGGCCGGGCACGTGCCGCGTGCTGCTGCGCCACTGCGCGTCGCTGAGCGCCGGCCCGCGCGCGCACGCCGCGGCGGCGCTGTACGCGCTCATGCGCCACCACTACCACCTCGGGAAC AATTTCAGCAGAGTAAAGATGCAAGTGACGATGTCGCTGTCGTCCTTGGTGGGCACGTCCACCACGTTCAGCGAGGAGTCTCTGCGCCGCGCGCTCAAGACCGTGCTCATGTACGCGGAGCACGACCAGGACCTGCAGGACACTAATTTCCCAGAACAG GTCAAGGACTTAGTATTCAACCTGCACATGATCCTGAGCGACACGGTGAAGATGAAGGAATTCCAGGAGGACCCGGAGATGCTGCTGGACCTCATGCACCGGATCGCCCGCGGGTACCAGCACAGCCCGGACCTGCGCCTCACGTGGCTCAGCAACATGGCGCAGAAGCACATGGAG CGCTCCAACCACCTGGAGGCCGGCATGTGCCTCGTGCACGGCGCGGCGCTGGCGGCCGAGCAGCTGCGCGCGCgggggcgcggcgcggcgctgcTGCAGCGCGTCACGCACAACGCGCTGGACGAGAGCTGCGCCGACCCGCTGCACCACCACCTCACGCCGCACGAGCTGCAG GCGTTGCTGGAGCACGCAGCCAGCGAGCTGATGACGGCCGGCATGTACGAGACCGTGAACGAGGTGTACAAGGTGCTCATACCCATCGCGGAGGAGAACCGGGACTACAAGAAGCTCGCTAACATTCACGG CAAGCTGAACGAGGCGTTCACGCGCATCGAGCAGCTGCACGGCAAGCGCGTGTTCGGCACGTACTTCCGCGTGTCGTTCTACGGGGCGCGCTTCGGGGACCTGGACGGGGAGGAGTTCGTGTACAAGGAGCACGCACTCACCAAGCTGCCCGAGATCTTCAGCAGGCTCGAG AACTTTTACGGTCAAAGATTCGGTCCCGAGAACGTAGTGATCATCAAGGATTCCAACGTGGTGGACGTGAGCGCGCTAGATCCGGACAAGGCCTACATCCAAATCACATACGTCGAGCCCTACTTCGAGCCGCATGAGTTGCGCACGCGCATCACGCATTACGAACGGAATTATAACATAA AGCGCTTCATGTACGCGACGCCGTTCACGGCGGGCGGGCGCGCGCACGGCGAGCTGGGCGAGCAGTGCAAGCGCAAGACGCTGCTCACCACCGCGCACCACTTCCCCTACGTCAAGACGCGCATACAG gTTGTGCAGAGGACACAAATAATTCTAACGCCCATCGAGGTAGCTATTGAAGATATACAGaaaaag